From a single Erpetoichthys calabaricus chromosome 1, fErpCal1.3, whole genome shotgun sequence genomic region:
- the mrps18b gene encoding 28S ribosomal protein S18b, mitochondrial isoform X2, protein MAVPRLLPFQTWHKSLHLVKPISSLFCTSADKSPFDNTERYKEKPWEYFESEEYTEKYGNRPIWADYRRNHKGGIPPQKTRKTCIRGNKISGNPCPVCRDPKIIVDYRNIKLLDQFISSHTGVVHDTTKTGLCRKQQKSLVKEIEKARGHGLIPYQVPFVEFRIENYTNLHSAVNKTPSAPGVNESTSWYFWYDWNEPPEKEIAKLHKIYHKYVKDTSN, encoded by the exons ATGGCAGTGCCACGATTA cttcctTTCCAGACTTGGCATAAGAGTTTGCATCTTGTTAAGCCCATTTCAAGCTTATTTTGCACATCAGCTGACAAAAGTCCTTTTGACAATACTGAGCGTTACAAGGAGAAGCCCTGGGAATACTTTGAAAGTGAag aatatacagaaaaatatggTAACCGTCCAATTTGGGCTGATTATCGGAGAAACCATAAGGGTGGAATCCCACCCCAGAAGACACGTAAAACTTGTATT agAGGAAATAAAATCAGTGGCAACCCCTGTCCTGTATGCAGAGATCCAAAGATAATTGTGGACTACAGA aatatCAAGCTTTTAGATCAGTTTATCAGCAGTCACACAGGAGTAGTACATGATACAACCAAAACTG GATTATGCAGAAAACAGCAGAAATCCTTAGTAAAAGAAATTGAGAAAGCCAGAGGTCATG gtcTAATTCCCTATCAAGTTCCTTTTGTGGAATTCAGGATTGAAAACTATACCAATCTGCATAGTGCCGTCAACAAAACTCCAAGTGCACCTGGAGTGAATGAGAGCACGTCGTGGTACTTTTGGTATGACTGGAATGAACCACCTGAGAAAGAAATTGCAAAGCTGCATAAAATCTACCATAAATACGTAAAGGATACGTCCAACTAG
- the mrps18b gene encoding 28S ribosomal protein S18b, mitochondrial isoform X4, protein MAARLHSVLRLGSTVSSGVLFNIFRAEQLPFQTWHKSLHLVKPISSLFCTSADKSPFDNTERYKEKPWEYFESEEYTEKYGNRPIWADYRRNHKGGIPPQKTRKTCIRGNKISGNPCPVCRDPKIIVDYRNIKLLDQFISSHTGVVHDTTKTGLCRKQQKSLVKEIEKARGHGGRFYQTNVLQWS, encoded by the exons ATGGCGGCTCGCTTGCATAGCGTGTTAAGACTGGGGTCGACTGTTTCGTCTGGTGTCTTATTCAACATCTTTCGTGCAGAACAG cttcctTTCCAGACTTGGCATAAGAGTTTGCATCTTGTTAAGCCCATTTCAAGCTTATTTTGCACATCAGCTGACAAAAGTCCTTTTGACAATACTGAGCGTTACAAGGAGAAGCCCTGGGAATACTTTGAAAGTGAag aatatacagaaaaatatggTAACCGTCCAATTTGGGCTGATTATCGGAGAAACCATAAGGGTGGAATCCCACCCCAGAAGACACGTAAAACTTGTATT agAGGAAATAAAATCAGTGGCAACCCCTGTCCTGTATGCAGAGATCCAAAGATAATTGTGGACTACAGA aatatCAAGCTTTTAGATCAGTTTATCAGCAGTCACACAGGAGTAGTACATGATACAACCAAAACTG GATTATGCAGAAAACAGCAGAAATCCTTAGTAAAAGAAATTGAGAAAGCCAGAGGTCATG GAGGAAGATTCTACCAAACAAATGTGTTACAGTGGTCTTAG
- the mrps18b gene encoding 28S ribosomal protein S18b, mitochondrial isoform X3, with the protein MLLCFSSIYMLHVLSRNQANYVCFQGLSRDFEKKKHCGYKLGTSPLTEYTEKYGNRPIWADYRRNHKGGIPPQKTRKTCIRGNKISGNPCPVCRDPKIIVDYRNIKLLDQFISSHTGVVHDTTKTGLCRKQQKSLVKEIEKARGHGLIPYQVPFVEFRIENYTNLHSAVNKTPSAPGVNESTSWYFWYDWNEPPEKEIAKLHKIYHKYVKDTSN; encoded by the exons ATGTTACTGTGCTTCTCCAGTATCTACATGCTCCATGTACTAAGCAGGAACCAAGCAAACTATGTTTGTTTCCAGGGTTTATCCAGGgactttgagaaaaaaaaacattgtggatATAAATTGGGAACCAGCCCACTTACAG aatatacagaaaaatatggTAACCGTCCAATTTGGGCTGATTATCGGAGAAACCATAAGGGTGGAATCCCACCCCAGAAGACACGTAAAACTTGTATT agAGGAAATAAAATCAGTGGCAACCCCTGTCCTGTATGCAGAGATCCAAAGATAATTGTGGACTACAGA aatatCAAGCTTTTAGATCAGTTTATCAGCAGTCACACAGGAGTAGTACATGATACAACCAAAACTG GATTATGCAGAAAACAGCAGAAATCCTTAGTAAAAGAAATTGAGAAAGCCAGAGGTCATG gtcTAATTCCCTATCAAGTTCCTTTTGTGGAATTCAGGATTGAAAACTATACCAATCTGCATAGTGCCGTCAACAAAACTCCAAGTGCACCTGGAGTGAATGAGAGCACGTCGTGGTACTTTTGGTATGACTGGAATGAACCACCTGAGAAAGAAATTGCAAAGCTGCATAAAATCTACCATAAATACGTAAAGGATACGTCCAACTAG
- the mrps18b gene encoding 28S ribosomal protein S18b, mitochondrial isoform X1, translating into MAARLHSVLRLGSTVSSGVLFNIFRAEQLPFQTWHKSLHLVKPISSLFCTSADKSPFDNTERYKEKPWEYFESEEYTEKYGNRPIWADYRRNHKGGIPPQKTRKTCIRGNKISGNPCPVCRDPKIIVDYRNIKLLDQFISSHTGVVHDTTKTGLCRKQQKSLVKEIEKARGHGLIPYQVPFVEFRIENYTNLHSAVNKTPSAPGVNESTSWYFWYDWNEPPEKEIAKLHKIYHKYVKDTSN; encoded by the exons ATGGCGGCTCGCTTGCATAGCGTGTTAAGACTGGGGTCGACTGTTTCGTCTGGTGTCTTATTCAACATCTTTCGTGCAGAACAG cttcctTTCCAGACTTGGCATAAGAGTTTGCATCTTGTTAAGCCCATTTCAAGCTTATTTTGCACATCAGCTGACAAAAGTCCTTTTGACAATACTGAGCGTTACAAGGAGAAGCCCTGGGAATACTTTGAAAGTGAag aatatacagaaaaatatggTAACCGTCCAATTTGGGCTGATTATCGGAGAAACCATAAGGGTGGAATCCCACCCCAGAAGACACGTAAAACTTGTATT agAGGAAATAAAATCAGTGGCAACCCCTGTCCTGTATGCAGAGATCCAAAGATAATTGTGGACTACAGA aatatCAAGCTTTTAGATCAGTTTATCAGCAGTCACACAGGAGTAGTACATGATACAACCAAAACTG GATTATGCAGAAAACAGCAGAAATCCTTAGTAAAAGAAATTGAGAAAGCCAGAGGTCATG gtcTAATTCCCTATCAAGTTCCTTTTGTGGAATTCAGGATTGAAAACTATACCAATCTGCATAGTGCCGTCAACAAAACTCCAAGTGCACCTGGAGTGAATGAGAGCACGTCGTGGTACTTTTGGTATGACTGGAATGAACCACCTGAGAAAGAAATTGCAAAGCTGCATAAAATCTACCATAAATACGTAAAGGATACGTCCAACTAG